From a single Sorghum bicolor cultivar BTx623 chromosome 5, Sorghum_bicolor_NCBIv3, whole genome shotgun sequence genomic region:
- the LOC8079761 gene encoding uncharacterized protein LOC8079761 isoform X2, whose amino-acid sequence MQEPSRIMSQETDGEVAGVANSHDDKADHVHGTIRRRADADSEEDDGERGGGGHEPFFQCLDQEQPPDTAHYLHDARVEFPSDEDGDGDDVRFSFATADGDHLLEDQAELDLDVEEEDEEEDTSRYDYGTWMAPETVSIQERRRRLLQGMGLTSSKDLLRSRNARSRLPPDIPRYVPRRQPQQQQQQQHPPAAVADAPSTTNAAPTTVVAATALPEIAEHQRNAVLTRSRSDSRLAVRGGAARKPSSFRRVCSLPHRLQGSPVHKALRAAARCPLPSAPSKDGGTGKAIAGDTGGGFKHPKNGRQIVANGHRNDARRSAPLNIDQLQRFIAHSPFVTQTVRRSQSQPVPAGKDDEKPVEKRRTRWLRNIKLVASAAGIINDKDKQDGGGRPARTASVTMSKSSSAHAAVSSSAATGPERLKVHHYGKSSRELTGLYMRQEVRAHEGSIWSIKFSPDGRFLASGGEDSVVRVWEVQNVDASSSAVAEEVSTSMPPPTPAASTDGGRSAAAVPGLAAQLSRKVRRGRSSKDVLPEHVVVPETVFALAEQPSCALEGHQDDVLDLSWSKSQLLSSSMDHTVRLWDVVTKTCLRVFPHSDYVTCVQFNPVDDGYFISGSLDCKVRMWSVPDRQVVDWSDLNDMVTAACYTPDGQAAIIGSHKGSCRFYKTTDCKLNQEAQIDMSITKKRKSQAKKITGFHFAPGNPSEILVTSADSQIRVFNGISVLQKFKGTPCFFLPGFKNTSSQISASYTADGRYVVCASEDSNVYVWRRVPGSVGGGGTGVGGTGGSGGGASSISVRAKTWLTSRSYEYFFCRDVSVAVPWPGSPCAASRGGDGDGDGNGNGKRDTPSRKQQSSSRRHDVVGGCLPRVTKSGPMTYHGGKLLLHPELSRRESQSSSARWHGGAEGGNAWGMVLVTASRGGEIRVYQNFGLPVANLFH is encoded by the exons ATGCAAGAACCGTCACGAATCATGAGCCAAGAGACCGACGGGGAGGTCGCCGGCGTTGCCAACAGCCATGACGACAAGGCAGACCACGTCCATGGCACGATCAGACGCCGGGCCGACGCCGATTCGGAGGAAGACGACGGAgagcgtggtggtggtggccacGAGCCATTCTTTCAGTGCCTTGATCAGGAACAACCCCCCGACACGGCGCATTATTTGCACGACGCCAGGGTCGAGTTTCCCTCCGACGAGGACGGTGACGGCGACGACGTCCGCTTCTCCTTCGCCACCGCCGATGGCGACCACCTCCTCGAGGACCAGGCCGAGCTGGACCTGGacgtggaggaggaggacgaggaagaGGACACGTCCAGGTATGACTACGGCACGTGGATGGCGCCGGAGACCGTGTCCATCCAGGAACGTCGCCGCCGGCTGCTCCAGGGCATGGGGCTCACCAGCAGCAAGGACCTCCTCCGGAGCCGGAACGCGAGGTCGAGGCTTCCGCCTGACATCCCACGCTACGTTCCCCGGCgacagccgcagcagcagcagcagcagcagcatccgcCCGCGGCCGTTGCCGACGCGCCGAGCACGACGAACGCCGCGCCGACGACGGTGGTGGCCGCCACGGCACTTCCCGAGATCGCGGAGCACCAGCGGAACGCCGTCCTGACACGGTCACGCTCCGACAGCCGCCTCGCCGTCCGCGGTGGCGCCGCGAGGAAGCCGTCGTCGTTCCGCCGCGTGTGCTCGCTGCCGCACAGGCTGCAAGGCTCGCCGGTCCACAAGGCTCTCCGCGCGGCTGCCCGGTGTCCGTTGCCATCAGCGCCGTCCAAGGACGGAGGAACTGGCaaggccatcgccggcgacaCGGGCGGTGGCTTCAAGCACCCGAAGAACGGCAGGCAAATCGTAGCCAACGGCCACCGTAACGATGCCCGCCGCAGTGCGCCGCTGAACATAGACCAGCTCCAGCGGTTCATCGCCCACTCGCCGTTCGTGACGCAGACCGTGCGCCGCAGCCAGAGCCAGCCGGTGCCGGCGGGCAAGGACGACGAGAAACCGGTCGAGAAGAGGAGAACGCGGTGGCTCAGGAACATCAAGCTCGTCGCGTCTGCCGCCGGGATCATAAACGACAAGGACAAGCAGGACGGCGGCGGCCGACCGGCACGGACTGCTTCGGTGACCATGTCCAAGTCGTCGTCGGCGCACGCCGCCGTGTCGTCGTCGGCCGCCACGGGGCCCGAAAGGCTCAAGGTGCACCACTACGGCAAGTCCAGCAGGGAGCTGACCGGGCTGTACATGCGGCAGGAGGTGCGCGCGCACGAGGGCTCGATTTGGAGCATCAAGTTCAGCCCCGACGGCCGGTTCCTCGCCAGCGGCGGCGAGGACAGCGTGGTGCGCGTCTGGGAGGTCCAGAACGTGGACGCCTCGTCGTCCGCCGTGGCGGAGGAGGTCTCCACCTCCATGCCTCCGCCGACGCCGGCTGCATCCACGGACGGCGGcaggtcggcggcggcggttccCGGGCTGGCGGCGCAGTTGTCCAGGAAGGTGAGGAGGGGGAGGAGCAGCAAGGACGTGCTCCCGGAGCACGTCGTCGTGCCGGAGACCGTGTTCGCGCTCGCCGAGCAGCCGTCGTGCGCCTTGGAGGGCCACCAGGACGACGTGCTCGACCTGTCGTGGTCCAAGTCCCAG CTGCTGTCGTCGTCCATGGACCACACGGTGCGGCTCTGGGACGTGGTCACCAAGACGTGCCTGAGGGTGTTCCCGCACAGCGACTACG TTACCTGCGTGCAGTTCAACCCGGTGGACGATGGCTACTTCATCAGCGGCTCGCTGGACTGCAAGGTGCGCATGTGGAGCGTGCCGGACCGGCAGGTCGTCGACTGGAGCGACCTCAACGACATGGTCACCGCGGCGTGCTACACCCCAGACGGGCAG GCTGCGATTATTGGATCACACAAGGGGAGCTGTCGATTCTACAAGACAACAG ATTGCAAGCTTAACCAGGAGGCACAAATCGACATGAGCATAACCAAGAAACGCAAGTCCCAGGCTAAAAAGATCACAGGATTCCAT TTTGCGCCGGGGAACCCGTCGGAGATCTTGGTGACATCGGCGGACTCGCAGATCCGGGTGTTCAACGGCATCAGCGTCCTCCAGAAATTCAAAG GGACCCCGTGTTTCTTCCTGCCAGGCTTCAAGAACACCAGCAGCCAGATCTCGGCGTCCTACACGGCCGACGGCCGCTACGTGGTGTGCGCCAGCGAGGACTCcaacgtctacgtgtggcgccgtGTCCCGGgcagcgtcggcggcggcggcacgggCGTCGGCGGCacgggcggcagcggcggcggcgccagcaGCATCAGCGTCAGGGCCAAGACGTGGCTCACCAGCCGCTCCTACGAGTACTTCTTCTGCCGGGACGTGTCCGTGGCCGTGCCGTGGCCCGGGTCGCCGTGCGCCGCGTCCCGGGGCggggacggcgacggcgacggcaacGGCAACGGGAAGAGGGACACGCCGTCCAGGAAGCAGCAGAGCTCGTCGCGCCGCCACGACGTCGTGGGCGGCTGCCTACCGCGGGTGACCAAGTCCGGGCCGATGACGTACCACGGCGGGAAGCTGCTGCTGCACCCGGAGCTGTCTCGCCGGGAGTCGCAGTCGTCGTCCGCGCGGTGGCACGGCGGCGCCGAGGGCGGCAACGCGTGGGGGATGGTGTTGGTGACCGCCAGCCGTGGCGGCGAGATCCGCGTGTACCAGAACTTCGGCCTGCCTGTGGCCAATCTCTTCCACTAG
- the LOC8079761 gene encoding uncharacterized protein LOC8079761 isoform X3 encodes MQEPSRIMSQETDGEVAGVANSHDDKADHVHGTIRRRADADSEEDDGERGGGGHEPFFQCLDQEQPPDTAHYLHDARVEFPSDEDGDGDDVRFSFATADGDHLLEDQAELDLDVEEEDEEEDTSRYDYGTWMAPETVSIQERRRRLLQGMGLTSSKDLLRSRNARSRLPPDIPRYVPRRQPQQQQQQQHPPAAVADAPSTTNAAPTTVVAATALPEIAEHQRNAVLTRSRSDSRLAVRGGAARKPSSFRRVCSLPHRLQGSPVHKALRAAARCPLPSAPSKDGGTGKAIAGDTGGGFKHPKNGRQIVANGHRNDARRSAPLNIDQLQRFIAHSPFVTQTVRRSQSQPVPAGKDDEKPVEKRRTRWLRNIKLVASAAGIINDKDKQDGGGRPARTASVTMSKSSSAHAAVSSSAATGPERLKVHHYGKSSRELTGLYMRQEVRAHEGSIWSIKFSPDGRFLASGGEDSVVRVWEVQNVDASSSAVAEEVSTSMPPPTPAASTDGGRSAAAVPGLAAQLSRKVRRGRSSKDVLPEHVVVPETVFALAEQPSCALEGHQDDVLDLSWSKSQQLLSSSMDHTVRLWDVVTKTCLRVFPHSDYVTCVQFNPVDDGYFISGSLDCKVRMWSVPDRQVVDWSDLNDMVTAACYTPDGQAAIIGSHKGSCRFYKTTDCKLNQEAQIDMSITKKRKSQAKKITGFHFAPGNPSEILVTSADSQIRVFNGISVLQKFKGFKNTSSQISASYTADGRYVVCASEDSNVYVWRRVPGSVGGGGTGVGGTGGSGGGASSISVRAKTWLTSRSYEYFFCRDVSVAVPWPGSPCAASRGGDGDGDGNGNGKRDTPSRKQQSSSRRHDVVGGCLPRVTKSGPMTYHGGKLLLHPELSRRESQSSSARWHGGAEGGNAWGMVLVTASRGGEIRVYQNFGLPVANLFH; translated from the exons ATGCAAGAACCGTCACGAATCATGAGCCAAGAGACCGACGGGGAGGTCGCCGGCGTTGCCAACAGCCATGACGACAAGGCAGACCACGTCCATGGCACGATCAGACGCCGGGCCGACGCCGATTCGGAGGAAGACGACGGAgagcgtggtggtggtggccacGAGCCATTCTTTCAGTGCCTTGATCAGGAACAACCCCCCGACACGGCGCATTATTTGCACGACGCCAGGGTCGAGTTTCCCTCCGACGAGGACGGTGACGGCGACGACGTCCGCTTCTCCTTCGCCACCGCCGATGGCGACCACCTCCTCGAGGACCAGGCCGAGCTGGACCTGGacgtggaggaggaggacgaggaagaGGACACGTCCAGGTATGACTACGGCACGTGGATGGCGCCGGAGACCGTGTCCATCCAGGAACGTCGCCGCCGGCTGCTCCAGGGCATGGGGCTCACCAGCAGCAAGGACCTCCTCCGGAGCCGGAACGCGAGGTCGAGGCTTCCGCCTGACATCCCACGCTACGTTCCCCGGCgacagccgcagcagcagcagcagcagcagcatccgcCCGCGGCCGTTGCCGACGCGCCGAGCACGACGAACGCCGCGCCGACGACGGTGGTGGCCGCCACGGCACTTCCCGAGATCGCGGAGCACCAGCGGAACGCCGTCCTGACACGGTCACGCTCCGACAGCCGCCTCGCCGTCCGCGGTGGCGCCGCGAGGAAGCCGTCGTCGTTCCGCCGCGTGTGCTCGCTGCCGCACAGGCTGCAAGGCTCGCCGGTCCACAAGGCTCTCCGCGCGGCTGCCCGGTGTCCGTTGCCATCAGCGCCGTCCAAGGACGGAGGAACTGGCaaggccatcgccggcgacaCGGGCGGTGGCTTCAAGCACCCGAAGAACGGCAGGCAAATCGTAGCCAACGGCCACCGTAACGATGCCCGCCGCAGTGCGCCGCTGAACATAGACCAGCTCCAGCGGTTCATCGCCCACTCGCCGTTCGTGACGCAGACCGTGCGCCGCAGCCAGAGCCAGCCGGTGCCGGCGGGCAAGGACGACGAGAAACCGGTCGAGAAGAGGAGAACGCGGTGGCTCAGGAACATCAAGCTCGTCGCGTCTGCCGCCGGGATCATAAACGACAAGGACAAGCAGGACGGCGGCGGCCGACCGGCACGGACTGCTTCGGTGACCATGTCCAAGTCGTCGTCGGCGCACGCCGCCGTGTCGTCGTCGGCCGCCACGGGGCCCGAAAGGCTCAAGGTGCACCACTACGGCAAGTCCAGCAGGGAGCTGACCGGGCTGTACATGCGGCAGGAGGTGCGCGCGCACGAGGGCTCGATTTGGAGCATCAAGTTCAGCCCCGACGGCCGGTTCCTCGCCAGCGGCGGCGAGGACAGCGTGGTGCGCGTCTGGGAGGTCCAGAACGTGGACGCCTCGTCGTCCGCCGTGGCGGAGGAGGTCTCCACCTCCATGCCTCCGCCGACGCCGGCTGCATCCACGGACGGCGGcaggtcggcggcggcggttccCGGGCTGGCGGCGCAGTTGTCCAGGAAGGTGAGGAGGGGGAGGAGCAGCAAGGACGTGCTCCCGGAGCACGTCGTCGTGCCGGAGACCGTGTTCGCGCTCGCCGAGCAGCCGTCGTGCGCCTTGGAGGGCCACCAGGACGACGTGCTCGACCTGTCGTGGTCCAAGTCCCAG CAGCTGCTGTCGTCGTCCATGGACCACACGGTGCGGCTCTGGGACGTGGTCACCAAGACGTGCCTGAGGGTGTTCCCGCACAGCGACTACG TTACCTGCGTGCAGTTCAACCCGGTGGACGATGGCTACTTCATCAGCGGCTCGCTGGACTGCAAGGTGCGCATGTGGAGCGTGCCGGACCGGCAGGTCGTCGACTGGAGCGACCTCAACGACATGGTCACCGCGGCGTGCTACACCCCAGACGGGCAG GCTGCGATTATTGGATCACACAAGGGGAGCTGTCGATTCTACAAGACAACAG ATTGCAAGCTTAACCAGGAGGCACAAATCGACATGAGCATAACCAAGAAACGCAAGTCCCAGGCTAAAAAGATCACAGGATTCCAT TTTGCGCCGGGGAACCCGTCGGAGATCTTGGTGACATCGGCGGACTCGCAGATCCGGGTGTTCAACGGCATCAGCGTCCTCCAGAAATTCAAAG GCTTCAAGAACACCAGCAGCCAGATCTCGGCGTCCTACACGGCCGACGGCCGCTACGTGGTGTGCGCCAGCGAGGACTCcaacgtctacgtgtggcgccgtGTCCCGGgcagcgtcggcggcggcggcacgggCGTCGGCGGCacgggcggcagcggcggcggcgccagcaGCATCAGCGTCAGGGCCAAGACGTGGCTCACCAGCCGCTCCTACGAGTACTTCTTCTGCCGGGACGTGTCCGTGGCCGTGCCGTGGCCCGGGTCGCCGTGCGCCGCGTCCCGGGGCggggacggcgacggcgacggcaacGGCAACGGGAAGAGGGACACGCCGTCCAGGAAGCAGCAGAGCTCGTCGCGCCGCCACGACGTCGTGGGCGGCTGCCTACCGCGGGTGACCAAGTCCGGGCCGATGACGTACCACGGCGGGAAGCTGCTGCTGCACCCGGAGCTGTCTCGCCGGGAGTCGCAGTCGTCGTCCGCGCGGTGGCACGGCGGCGCCGAGGGCGGCAACGCGTGGGGGATGGTGTTGGTGACCGCCAGCCGTGGCGGCGAGATCCGCGTGTACCAGAACTTCGGCCTGCCTGTGGCCAATCTCTTCCACTAG
- the LOC8079761 gene encoding uncharacterized protein LOC8079761 isoform X1, with product MQEPSRIMSQETDGEVAGVANSHDDKADHVHGTIRRRADADSEEDDGERGGGGHEPFFQCLDQEQPPDTAHYLHDARVEFPSDEDGDGDDVRFSFATADGDHLLEDQAELDLDVEEEDEEEDTSRYDYGTWMAPETVSIQERRRRLLQGMGLTSSKDLLRSRNARSRLPPDIPRYVPRRQPQQQQQQQHPPAAVADAPSTTNAAPTTVVAATALPEIAEHQRNAVLTRSRSDSRLAVRGGAARKPSSFRRVCSLPHRLQGSPVHKALRAAARCPLPSAPSKDGGTGKAIAGDTGGGFKHPKNGRQIVANGHRNDARRSAPLNIDQLQRFIAHSPFVTQTVRRSQSQPVPAGKDDEKPVEKRRTRWLRNIKLVASAAGIINDKDKQDGGGRPARTASVTMSKSSSAHAAVSSSAATGPERLKVHHYGKSSRELTGLYMRQEVRAHEGSIWSIKFSPDGRFLASGGEDSVVRVWEVQNVDASSSAVAEEVSTSMPPPTPAASTDGGRSAAAVPGLAAQLSRKVRRGRSSKDVLPEHVVVPETVFALAEQPSCALEGHQDDVLDLSWSKSQQLLSSSMDHTVRLWDVVTKTCLRVFPHSDYVTCVQFNPVDDGYFISGSLDCKVRMWSVPDRQVVDWSDLNDMVTAACYTPDGQAAIIGSHKGSCRFYKTTDCKLNQEAQIDMSITKKRKSQAKKITGFHFAPGNPSEILVTSADSQIRVFNGISVLQKFKGTPCFFLPGFKNTSSQISASYTADGRYVVCASEDSNVYVWRRVPGSVGGGGTGVGGTGGSGGGASSISVRAKTWLTSRSYEYFFCRDVSVAVPWPGSPCAASRGGDGDGDGNGNGKRDTPSRKQQSSSRRHDVVGGCLPRVTKSGPMTYHGGKLLLHPELSRRESQSSSARWHGGAEGGNAWGMVLVTASRGGEIRVYQNFGLPVANLFH from the exons ATGCAAGAACCGTCACGAATCATGAGCCAAGAGACCGACGGGGAGGTCGCCGGCGTTGCCAACAGCCATGACGACAAGGCAGACCACGTCCATGGCACGATCAGACGCCGGGCCGACGCCGATTCGGAGGAAGACGACGGAgagcgtggtggtggtggccacGAGCCATTCTTTCAGTGCCTTGATCAGGAACAACCCCCCGACACGGCGCATTATTTGCACGACGCCAGGGTCGAGTTTCCCTCCGACGAGGACGGTGACGGCGACGACGTCCGCTTCTCCTTCGCCACCGCCGATGGCGACCACCTCCTCGAGGACCAGGCCGAGCTGGACCTGGacgtggaggaggaggacgaggaagaGGACACGTCCAGGTATGACTACGGCACGTGGATGGCGCCGGAGACCGTGTCCATCCAGGAACGTCGCCGCCGGCTGCTCCAGGGCATGGGGCTCACCAGCAGCAAGGACCTCCTCCGGAGCCGGAACGCGAGGTCGAGGCTTCCGCCTGACATCCCACGCTACGTTCCCCGGCgacagccgcagcagcagcagcagcagcagcatccgcCCGCGGCCGTTGCCGACGCGCCGAGCACGACGAACGCCGCGCCGACGACGGTGGTGGCCGCCACGGCACTTCCCGAGATCGCGGAGCACCAGCGGAACGCCGTCCTGACACGGTCACGCTCCGACAGCCGCCTCGCCGTCCGCGGTGGCGCCGCGAGGAAGCCGTCGTCGTTCCGCCGCGTGTGCTCGCTGCCGCACAGGCTGCAAGGCTCGCCGGTCCACAAGGCTCTCCGCGCGGCTGCCCGGTGTCCGTTGCCATCAGCGCCGTCCAAGGACGGAGGAACTGGCaaggccatcgccggcgacaCGGGCGGTGGCTTCAAGCACCCGAAGAACGGCAGGCAAATCGTAGCCAACGGCCACCGTAACGATGCCCGCCGCAGTGCGCCGCTGAACATAGACCAGCTCCAGCGGTTCATCGCCCACTCGCCGTTCGTGACGCAGACCGTGCGCCGCAGCCAGAGCCAGCCGGTGCCGGCGGGCAAGGACGACGAGAAACCGGTCGAGAAGAGGAGAACGCGGTGGCTCAGGAACATCAAGCTCGTCGCGTCTGCCGCCGGGATCATAAACGACAAGGACAAGCAGGACGGCGGCGGCCGACCGGCACGGACTGCTTCGGTGACCATGTCCAAGTCGTCGTCGGCGCACGCCGCCGTGTCGTCGTCGGCCGCCACGGGGCCCGAAAGGCTCAAGGTGCACCACTACGGCAAGTCCAGCAGGGAGCTGACCGGGCTGTACATGCGGCAGGAGGTGCGCGCGCACGAGGGCTCGATTTGGAGCATCAAGTTCAGCCCCGACGGCCGGTTCCTCGCCAGCGGCGGCGAGGACAGCGTGGTGCGCGTCTGGGAGGTCCAGAACGTGGACGCCTCGTCGTCCGCCGTGGCGGAGGAGGTCTCCACCTCCATGCCTCCGCCGACGCCGGCTGCATCCACGGACGGCGGcaggtcggcggcggcggttccCGGGCTGGCGGCGCAGTTGTCCAGGAAGGTGAGGAGGGGGAGGAGCAGCAAGGACGTGCTCCCGGAGCACGTCGTCGTGCCGGAGACCGTGTTCGCGCTCGCCGAGCAGCCGTCGTGCGCCTTGGAGGGCCACCAGGACGACGTGCTCGACCTGTCGTGGTCCAAGTCCCAG CAGCTGCTGTCGTCGTCCATGGACCACACGGTGCGGCTCTGGGACGTGGTCACCAAGACGTGCCTGAGGGTGTTCCCGCACAGCGACTACG TTACCTGCGTGCAGTTCAACCCGGTGGACGATGGCTACTTCATCAGCGGCTCGCTGGACTGCAAGGTGCGCATGTGGAGCGTGCCGGACCGGCAGGTCGTCGACTGGAGCGACCTCAACGACATGGTCACCGCGGCGTGCTACACCCCAGACGGGCAG GCTGCGATTATTGGATCACACAAGGGGAGCTGTCGATTCTACAAGACAACAG ATTGCAAGCTTAACCAGGAGGCACAAATCGACATGAGCATAACCAAGAAACGCAAGTCCCAGGCTAAAAAGATCACAGGATTCCAT TTTGCGCCGGGGAACCCGTCGGAGATCTTGGTGACATCGGCGGACTCGCAGATCCGGGTGTTCAACGGCATCAGCGTCCTCCAGAAATTCAAAG GGACCCCGTGTTTCTTCCTGCCAGGCTTCAAGAACACCAGCAGCCAGATCTCGGCGTCCTACACGGCCGACGGCCGCTACGTGGTGTGCGCCAGCGAGGACTCcaacgtctacgtgtggcgccgtGTCCCGGgcagcgtcggcggcggcggcacgggCGTCGGCGGCacgggcggcagcggcggcggcgccagcaGCATCAGCGTCAGGGCCAAGACGTGGCTCACCAGCCGCTCCTACGAGTACTTCTTCTGCCGGGACGTGTCCGTGGCCGTGCCGTGGCCCGGGTCGCCGTGCGCCGCGTCCCGGGGCggggacggcgacggcgacggcaacGGCAACGGGAAGAGGGACACGCCGTCCAGGAAGCAGCAGAGCTCGTCGCGCCGCCACGACGTCGTGGGCGGCTGCCTACCGCGGGTGACCAAGTCCGGGCCGATGACGTACCACGGCGGGAAGCTGCTGCTGCACCCGGAGCTGTCTCGCCGGGAGTCGCAGTCGTCGTCCGCGCGGTGGCACGGCGGCGCCGAGGGCGGCAACGCGTGGGGGATGGTGTTGGTGACCGCCAGCCGTGGCGGCGAGATCCGCGTGTACCAGAACTTCGGCCTGCCTGTGGCCAATCTCTTCCACTAG
- the LOC8072801 gene encoding 1-aminocyclopropane-1-carboxylate oxidase → MAIPVIDFSKLDGPGRAETMAAIAAGFEHVGFFQLVNTGIPDELLERVKKVCSDCYKLRDEAFKDSNPTVKALAELIDKESEDGLPARKIVDMDWEDVFTLHDDLPWPSNPPAFKETMMEYRKELKKLAEKMLGVMEELLGMEEGHIRKAFTNDGEFEPFYGTKVSHYPPCPRPDLVDGLRAHTDAGGLILLFQDDRFGGLQVQLPDGAWVDVQPLGNAIVINTGDQIEVLSNGRYKSAWHRILATRDGNRRSIASFYNPARLASMAPAIPAADAGDDDYPSFVFGDYMEVYFKQKFEAKAPRFAAMAAAGATTTK, encoded by the exons ATGGCGATCCCGGTGATCGACTTCTCCAAGCTGGACGGCCCTGGGAGGGCTGAGACCATGGCGGCCATCGCCGCCGGGTTCGAGCACGTGGGGTTCTTCCAGCTGGTGAACACCGGCATCCCCGACGAGCTGCTGGAGCGGGTGAAGAAGGTGTGCAGCGACTGCTACAAGCTGCGGGACGAGGCGTTCAAGGACTCCAACCCCACGGTGAAGGCGCTCGCCGAGCTCATCGACAAGGAGAGCGAGGACGGCCTCCCCGCGAGGAAGATCGTGGACATGGACTGGGAGGACGTCTTCACCCTCCATGACGACCTGCCATGGCCTTCCAACCCTCCCGCCTTCAAGGAGACGATGATGGAGTACCGCAAGGAGCTGAAGAAGCTGGCCGAGAAGATGCTGGGCGTGATGGAGGAGCTGCTGGGGATGGAGGAGGGCCACATCAGGAAGGCCTTCACCAACGACGGCGAGTTCGAGCCCTTCTACGGTACCAAGGTCAGCCACTACCCGCCGTGCCCGCGGCCGGACCTCGTCGACGGCCTGCGTGCGCACACCGACGCCGGCGGCCTCATCCTGCTGTTCCAGGACGACCGCTTCGGCGGCCTGCAGGTGCAGCTTCCCGACGGCGCCTGGGTCGACGTCCAGCCCCTCGGGAACGCCATCGTCATCAACACCGGCGACCAGATCGAG GTGCTGAGCAATGGCCGGTACAAGAGCGCGTGGCACCGCATCCTGGCGACGCGCGACGGCAACCGCCGCTCCATTGCCTCCTTCTACAACCCGGCGCGCCTCGCCTCCATGGCTCCGGCGATCCCCGCTGCGGATGCCGGTGACGACGACTACCCGAGCTTCGTGTTCGGAGACTACATGGAGGTGTACTTCAAGCAGAAGTTCGAGGCCAAGGCGCCCAggttcgcggccatggcggcggcgggggcgacGACGACCAAGTGA